From Enterococcus wangshanyuanii, the proteins below share one genomic window:
- a CDS encoding Crp/Fnr family transcriptional regulator, protein MDSHVLQEYLDDHSFRVVVKKRKNYLTYEGLQDRYAYVLKSGIIKTSVISPDGREFNLRYINSLEIVSLLRDEYSQFIDAPFNIRVESEQAELYQIDRVQFWKDINKSKDLQMYVKDYYRVRLMYSMKKMQQMLMNGKFGAVCTQIYELYDTFGVETDEGLLIDFVVTNEEIAHFCGITSASSVNRMMQQLRELGAIKIRDRKILIKDLEMLKDNIIL, encoded by the coding sequence ATGGATAGTCATGTGTTACAAGAATATTTAGATGATCACTCATTTAGAGTCGTCGTAAAAAAGAGAAAAAATTACCTCACGTATGAAGGTTTACAAGATCGTTATGCGTATGTGCTAAAAAGCGGTATTATCAAGACCAGTGTGATTTCGCCGGATGGACGTGAATTTAATTTGCGTTATATCAATAGTTTAGAGATCGTTTCTCTGTTACGAGATGAATATTCCCAGTTTATTGATGCGCCGTTCAATATACGCGTAGAATCGGAGCAGGCTGAATTGTATCAGATCGACCGCGTACAGTTTTGGAAGGATATCAATAAGAGCAAGGACTTACAGATGTATGTGAAAGATTATTACCGTGTGCGGTTGATGTACTCGATGAAAAAGATGCAGCAAATGCTGATGAACGGAAAATTTGGTGCAGTTTGTACACAAATTTATGAGTTGTATGATACGTTTGGAGTGGAAACAGATGAAGGCTTGTTGATCGATTTTGTGGTGACGAATGAAGAAATCGCTCATTTTTGCGGGATCACTTCCGCTAGTAGTGTGAATCGGATGATGCAGCAATTGAGAGAATTAGGAGCGATCAAGATACGGGATCGGAAGATTTTGATTAAGGATTTGGAGATGTTGAAGGATAATATTATTTTGTAA
- a CDS encoding type 1 glutamine amidotransferase family protein has protein sequence MKEILFVLLEEYADWEAASLAAALNQLENFTVKTVSNTKQPVHSMGGFTTLPDYTLAEAEQIDFEALILIGGKSWRTNVADEVASLVKKAEQKGTIIAAICDATVYAGTLGLLNEVKHTSNQLPDLKAYAGQKYTGENHYLDVQAVRDKNIITANGTGHLEFAQEVLLALQAMSEAEIAQWYDFYKLGYYEAMKKS, from the coding sequence ATGAAAGAAATTTTATTTGTATTACTAGAAGAATATGCCGACTGGGAGGCAGCATCACTAGCGGCAGCTCTCAATCAGCTGGAAAATTTTACCGTCAAAACTGTATCGAATACAAAACAGCCTGTTCATTCGATGGGTGGTTTTACCACTTTACCAGATTATACACTTGCGGAAGCAGAACAAATCGATTTTGAAGCACTTATATTGATCGGCGGAAAATCTTGGCGAACGAATGTAGCGGATGAAGTAGCCAGTCTAGTGAAAAAGGCAGAGCAAAAAGGAACGATCATTGCAGCAATTTGTGATGCTACAGTTTATGCTGGAACACTAGGATTGTTAAACGAAGTGAAGCATACGAGCAATCAATTGCCTGATCTAAAAGCCTATGCTGGGCAAAAATATACAGGTGAAAATCATTATCTTGACGTTCAGGCAGTAAGAGATAAAAATATCATCACAGCAAATGGAACGGGACATTTAGAGTTTGCCCAAGAAGTCTTGCTTGCACTTCAAGCAATGTCGGAAGCAGAAATTGCTCAATGGTATGATTTTTATAAGTTAGGCTATTATGAAGCAATGAAAAAAAGTTAG